In the Equus quagga isolate Etosha38 chromosome 6, UCLA_HA_Equagga_1.0, whole genome shotgun sequence genome, AATAAAGTCAGGCTACACAATGAAGTTGGTACGATGGACAGAATATCCCAAGGGTGGTCCCATAAGCTTAGTACCACATAGCTTAACTGTTTAGTAGGCTATCTCACCTAGGTTTGTCTAATTACATCTTATGGTGTTcatacaatgacaaaatcacctaacagtGCATTTCTCGGATGGTATCCCCACTGTTAAGCAACCCATGACCTATATCTATAGAAGAGTGAAGCTCAGAAGCTGTGACCTGTATCTGTACAAGCTGTGAagttcagaaaaaggaaaaaaaaaagtggaggaaaaagaATCCTATTACCTTCCCAAGCAAGAAAGGGACTTAAAGGGAAGTGATGTGGGCAATCTAATTAAGAAGCTAAGAGACCTAAAACTTAAAACTCTATTCACTCAGTTGATCTGAAGAGCGAAAGGAATGACTACATTTTACTGGGAGATATCTTGACACTCCCTCACCACCGTTACAGATAAGGGTGTGGGCCACACTACCCAGTGGTACACCTAGCATGTGGGCTTTGAACCCACATCTACCATCTGACTTCAAAGGACAGCTTCTTAAACCAACGTTAAGCGCCCTCCCGCAGGCTTTCTCCAGGATCTGGAgaaaaagcatgggctttggtgCCAGATAAACCTGAGATAAAAAGCCAGCTGTGTCACACTCGGTGTCGGACCTTGAACACGAATAATACTTCTTACTTCTATGCCTTAGTTTGTTCAGCAGTAAAATGAGACTACTATAATCATACCTATAACTAACAGCTActggtaaaatttaaaagactgaggCTAATAAAGGTTCTCAAGAAACAGTGcgagatttttaaaagagaaagcgTCCCAACCTCCTCTCCCCGCCCCTGCATCTCGTTTGGGGTGCCTCCCGCCACGTGACCAACCAGAGCGCCCCGCTTCCCCCTCAGCCCCCGCCGCCCAAGTAATGTGCCCCAACTCTCACTGATGCCGATGACCATCTGCGTGATAGTCCCTGGACCCGGGGGGTATCCCAGCTTCATGGGCTTCCGCGCCACCCAGTACACATACCCGCCCGCCCCTATCAGCCCCGACCCGGAGAGTACGCGACAGCTCCAGCAATTATTAAATACGGGGGCTTGTTCTGGAGAAGTCGGCGCTCCGGGTGCAGCGAGGGGCGCGGGCTTGGCGGGGGAGGAGACCTCGGGAGGTGCAGCGACCTTGACCGGCTCAAAAAGCTTAGAACCGAAAGAACCCATGTTCAGGAACTCGGCCTCCCCCGTAAGAGTTTTGGGATTGAACTGACGTAAAACATGCGGCAGGAAAGCAGAGCGCCGGCGCACTGCGCCGGAAGCAGCCTAAGGGccgctgggaaatgtagttccggCCTGCCTCGGAAGGGGGAAAAGGTGAACCTGTAGTGGTGGATGTTTGTGGCGCTGAAGTTGGCCGTGCCAGGGACCAAGTTTTTCCCCCAGTCCCTTTAAGAATTCTGATTTAGTCCACTCCTAAATGTCCCAGTTCTCAATCTCCTTGGAGGAGAAGCCTGGGTTTGTAAATTTCCTGGGCAGCACATAAGATAAGACCTTGGGCATGCCACTTAGCCTGTCTGGAGATGTCTGACACAAAAGAATTAAGTTTTATATGTGCTTAATTGTATGCTAGACACTTTGCTAAGCAATTAGCTGCGTTATGCCGTGTAATCTTCCCAACCCAATGGCATATCAGTTTCCCAGTATATGGCAAAACTGGTCAAGTGACATAGCCATAGTTGAAACTAATGTCTGTGTGAATTCAGATTCAAATTTCTTAAATGCCACCTGTAGGTATAGTGAAGGGACTACACAAATATAATGAAGGtattaaaaatcactttgaaTTATCTGgataaatacttttaatttctctttagttttttttaacgTCATGATCTCAATTTTGTTATACTCAAGGTATTTCTACTTTGAGAGCTCTGGAGAAAATTCAACTCAAAAACAGGCTAATGGATTTGAGGAGTTAATATAGGCTCTGTTCTTGCAGATCTAAATTCTTATCATCCATTAAGAATGGACTT is a window encoding:
- the DMAC1 gene encoding distal membrane-arm assembly complex protein 1, translating into MGSFGSKLFEPVKVAAPPEVSSPAKPAPLAAPGAPTSPEQAPVFNNCWSCRVLSGSGLIGAGGYVYWVARKPMKLGYPPGPGTITQMVIGISIACWGVIILSDPKGKAIRAA